In a genomic window of [Empedobacter] haloabium:
- the ugpQ gene encoding glycerophosphodiester phosphodiesterase, which produces MWPYPTMIAHRGGGTTAPENTFAALAAGLRHGYHAVEFDVMLARDGVGVIMHDPDFGRTVPGPGSVAETDSAVLAALDAGSWFGPDHAGEPVPLFVPFAEYCKGHDIWMNVELKPAPGHDEATGRWVAETVRRLFPDESDLARLPLLSSFSAAALRAARAAAPGLPRALAFGALPPDWEGQARELGVLSVHVDHNELTPALAQSVKAAGFGLFCYTVNDPARARQLLGWGVDALCTDRIDLLPADFR; this is translated from the coding sequence GGCGCCGGAAAACACGTTCGCGGCGCTGGCGGCCGGCCTGCGCCATGGCTATCACGCCGTCGAGTTCGACGTGATGCTGGCCCGTGACGGCGTCGGCGTGATCATGCACGACCCCGACTTCGGCCGCACCGTGCCCGGCCCGGGCAGCGTCGCCGAGACCGACTCGGCCGTCCTTGCCGCGCTCGATGCGGGCAGCTGGTTCGGCCCCGACCATGCGGGCGAGCCGGTGCCGCTGTTCGTACCCTTCGCCGAGTACTGCAAGGGCCACGATATCTGGATGAATGTCGAGCTCAAGCCGGCACCCGGTCACGACGAAGCCACGGGCCGCTGGGTGGCCGAGACCGTGCGTCGCCTGTTTCCCGACGAAAGCGACCTGGCGCGGCTGCCGCTGCTGTCCTCGTTCAGCGCCGCCGCGCTGCGCGCCGCCCGCGCCGCGGCGCCGGGCCTGCCGCGCGCGCTGGCATTCGGCGCGCTGCCGCCGGACTGGGAAGGGCAGGCGCGCGAATTGGGCGTGCTGTCCGTGCACGTCGACCACAATGAGCTGACACCGGCGCTGGCGCAATCCGTCAAGGCGGCCGGCTTCGGCCTGTTCTGCTATACCGTCAACGATCCGGCGCGGGCGCGCCAGCTGCTGGGCTGGGGCGTGGACGCCCTCTGCACCGACCGGATCGACCTGCTGCCGGCCGATTTCCGCTGA